A single region of the Rathayibacter rathayi genome encodes:
- a CDS encoding transglutaminase-like domain-containing protein — protein sequence MQRDVSAHLTLDVAAPAALVLSIAVAEPYGAQESLALSVDGRPLVAREVVDQHGTRLHVLDAPVGHLVVDYSARIHGRLTPLEGDEMDRLRYLRPSRYAESDVLWATARAEFAGLTGPGLLHAVSSWVGTRLAYVPGSSLPTDGAERTLLARRGVCRDFAHLVVALLRALDVPARLAAVYAPGLRPMDFHAVAEAWIEGEWRAVDATTLAPRSSLVRIATGHDAADTAFLGVYGGIATLRELTVSAVADVLPDDDLDQPVAIG from the coding sequence ATGCAGCGCGACGTCTCGGCCCACCTCACTCTCGACGTCGCGGCTCCCGCCGCTCTCGTCCTCTCGATCGCCGTGGCCGAGCCCTACGGTGCGCAGGAGTCGCTGGCGCTGAGCGTCGACGGCCGACCGCTCGTTGCGCGCGAGGTCGTGGACCAGCACGGCACCCGGCTGCATGTGCTCGACGCTCCCGTCGGGCACCTCGTCGTCGACTACTCCGCGCGGATCCACGGTCGCCTCACTCCCCTCGAGGGCGACGAAATGGATCGGCTGCGCTACCTGCGGCCGAGCCGCTACGCGGAGTCGGATGTGCTGTGGGCGACGGCGCGTGCGGAGTTCGCCGGTCTCACTGGGCCCGGCCTGCTGCACGCGGTGAGCTCCTGGGTCGGCACGCGGCTGGCCTACGTACCCGGGTCCAGCCTGCCGACCGACGGTGCCGAGCGGACTCTGCTCGCGCGCCGTGGAGTCTGCCGCGACTTCGCCCATCTGGTCGTCGCGCTCCTCCGGGCGCTCGACGTGCCCGCCCGACTTGCGGCCGTGTACGCGCCGGGGCTGCGGCCGATGGACTTTCACGCGGTCGCGGAGGCCTGGATCGAGGGGGAGTGGCGCGCGGTAGATGCGACGACGCTCGCGCCGCGGTCGAGCCTGGTGCGGATCGCGACGGGGCACGACGCGGCCGACACCGCGTTCCTCGGCGTGTACGGCGGCATCGCCACCCTCCGCGAACTCACCGTGAGCGCCGTGGCGGACGTGCTGCCCGATGACGACCTGGATCAGCCGGTCGCAATCGGTTGA
- the eno gene encoding phosphopyruvate hydratase, with protein sequence MALIEAVVAREILDSRGNPTVEVEVLLEDGASSRAAVPSGASTGAFEAYELRDGDSDRYLGKGVQKAVDAVIDEIGPAIEGFDATDQRLVDAELIELDGTENKSRLGANAILGVSLAVAKAAAQSSDLDLFRYVGGPNAHTLPVPLMNIINGGAHADTGVDIQEFMAVPLGAESFSEGLRWGVEIYHALKAQLKKAGFATGLGDEGGFAPDLPTNREALDFILKAVEAAGFTPGKDIGLALDVASSEFYEDGAYTFEGKKLSAEELSAYYADLVANYPLVSIEDPLDEDDWAGWTHLTASIGDKVQLVGDDLYVTNPVRLARGIAEKAGNSILVKVNQIGTLTETLDAVALAQRSGMTAILSHRSGETEDTTIADLAVAVDGGQIKTGAPARSDRVAKYNQLLRIEEILGGAATYAGRSAFPRFSA encoded by the coding sequence GTGGCCCTTATCGAGGCAGTCGTCGCCCGAGAAATTCTGGACTCCCGTGGCAACCCCACGGTCGAGGTCGAGGTCCTGCTCGAGGACGGCGCGTCTTCGCGAGCGGCCGTCCCGTCCGGTGCCTCCACCGGTGCGTTCGAGGCGTACGAGCTGCGCGACGGCGACTCCGACCGCTACCTCGGCAAGGGCGTGCAGAAGGCCGTTGACGCCGTCATTGATGAGATCGGCCCGGCCATCGAGGGCTTCGACGCCACGGACCAGCGCCTCGTCGACGCCGAGCTGATCGAACTCGATGGTACCGAGAACAAGTCCCGCCTGGGCGCGAACGCGATCCTCGGCGTCAGCCTCGCCGTGGCCAAGGCTGCCGCGCAGTCCTCCGATCTCGACCTGTTCCGCTATGTCGGCGGCCCGAACGCGCACACCCTGCCCGTGCCGCTGATGAACATCATCAACGGAGGCGCGCACGCCGACACCGGCGTCGACATCCAGGAGTTCATGGCCGTCCCTCTGGGCGCCGAGTCGTTCTCGGAGGGCCTGCGCTGGGGCGTCGAGATCTACCATGCGCTCAAGGCGCAGCTGAAGAAGGCCGGCTTCGCCACCGGCCTCGGCGACGAGGGTGGATTCGCCCCCGACCTGCCCACCAACCGCGAGGCGCTCGACTTCATCCTCAAGGCCGTCGAGGCCGCCGGCTTCACCCCGGGGAAAGACATCGGACTCGCGCTCGACGTCGCTTCCTCCGAGTTCTACGAAGACGGCGCCTACACGTTCGAGGGCAAGAAGCTCTCGGCCGAGGAGCTCTCCGCCTACTACGCCGACCTCGTCGCCAACTACCCGCTCGTCTCGATCGAGGACCCGCTGGACGAGGACGACTGGGCCGGCTGGACCCACCTCACTGCATCCATCGGCGACAAGGTGCAGCTCGTCGGCGACGACCTCTACGTCACCAACCCGGTGCGCTTGGCCCGTGGCATCGCCGAGAAGGCGGGCAACTCGATCCTGGTCAAGGTGAACCAGATCGGCACGCTCACCGAGACGCTCGACGCTGTGGCCCTCGCCCAGCGCAGCGGCATGACCGCGATCCTCTCGCACCGCTCCGGCGAGACCGAGGACACCACCATCGCCGACCTCGCGGTCGCGGTGGACGGCGGTCAGATCAAGACCGGCGCCCCTGCCCGCTCGGACCGGGTCGCGAAGTACAACCAGCTGCTGCGCATCGAGGAGATCCTGGGAGGTGCGGCGACCTACGCGGGTCGCTCCGCGTTCCCGCGCTTCTCCGCGTAG
- a CDS encoding FtsB family cell division protein, with amino-acid sequence MARLPRRPSAPGGAPRRPAPGPPPAAPKDPAAAARPAGRATAAGKPRTASAPRSPRPKQPPAAPSSAWIAGVRGSGFTLLVMGIMILAVVVLAPGIKNFVEQRAEIAELQRSVDAAKTQAQNLDEQRTRWSDPAFIRAQARERLYFVMPGEVSYLVLDDVTLAQQAQQPASDTVQETPSDWAGSLLSSIAVAGLGEPTADELAPTP; translated from the coding sequence ATGGCCCGTCTGCCCCGCCGCCCCTCGGCCCCCGGTGGTGCGCCGCGTCGGCCTGCTCCTGGGCCGCCGCCCGCCGCCCCGAAGGATCCCGCCGCAGCTGCGCGCCCGGCAGGCAGGGCGACGGCGGCGGGGAAGCCGCGCACCGCCTCCGCTCCGCGGTCACCGCGCCCGAAGCAGCCGCCCGCTGCGCCCTCGTCGGCGTGGATCGCCGGCGTCCGCGGCTCCGGCTTCACTCTGCTGGTGATGGGGATCATGATCCTCGCGGTGGTCGTGCTCGCCCCGGGTATCAAGAACTTCGTCGAGCAGCGCGCCGAGATCGCCGAGCTGCAACGCTCGGTCGACGCAGCCAAGACGCAGGCGCAGAACCTCGACGAGCAGCGCACCCGCTGGTCCGATCCGGCCTTCATCCGCGCGCAAGCCCGCGAGCGGCTCTACTTCGTCATGCCCGGCGAGGTCAGCTACCTCGTGCTGGACGACGTGACCCTCGCCCAGCAGGCGCAGCAGCCCGCGAGCGACACCGTGCAGGAGACGCCGAGCGACTGGGCCGGCTCCCTGCTCTCGTCGATCGCCGTCGCGGGCCTGGGCGAGCCGACCGCCGACGAGCTGGCCCCGACTCCGTAG
- a CDS encoding amidase, which translates to MFELHHLSAQEQWDWLQRGDITSVELTEHYLTRIERWNDELGAFATVTAERARERASALGPAPGTAPLWGLPSGDKDLWRRAGVRTAFGSRLREHDVPTVSDEIVEVLDAAGTVSLGKTAAPEFGMPAYTETRIGPPAVTPWDTRLGAGGSSGGAAVAVAAGLLPFAPASDGGGSIRIPAAACGLVGLKPSRGRVAALSGIGGVGGLSVAGPIARSVADAGLLLEGMLERRNGRLPQRWSLGAPGDGEGSFLGAAVRGEGRFQIGVLTDSPWDDAYEIRLAPEARAALDEGIAALAALGHGLEQASLPPSADYPAAFRMLWQSGAATLPVEGADLDLLEPLTRWLVEEGRRRSARDLVEAASWLSGYERAVIAAFSAFDAVLTPSMAMTPRPVGWYDLEDPERNFEQQCLYTPYTSFVNVSGLPAITLPLSTTEEGLPMGIQLIGRPGGEATLLAIGTQLERRARWQRRHPPQW; encoded by the coding sequence ATGTTCGAACTTCACCACCTCAGCGCCCAGGAGCAGTGGGACTGGCTCCAGCGCGGAGACATTACGTCCGTCGAACTCACTGAGCACTACCTCACCCGGATCGAGCGCTGGAACGACGAGCTCGGCGCCTTCGCCACGGTGACCGCCGAGAGAGCCCGGGAGCGAGCCTCGGCGCTCGGCCCAGCGCCCGGCACGGCTCCGCTCTGGGGCCTGCCCAGCGGCGACAAGGACCTCTGGCGGCGCGCGGGAGTGCGGACCGCCTTCGGCTCGCGTCTGCGCGAGCACGACGTGCCCACCGTCTCGGACGAGATCGTCGAGGTGCTCGACGCGGCGGGAACAGTCAGCCTCGGCAAGACCGCGGCACCCGAGTTCGGGATGCCTGCGTACACCGAGACGCGGATCGGGCCGCCCGCCGTCACGCCGTGGGACACTCGGCTGGGCGCCGGCGGATCCAGCGGAGGCGCCGCGGTCGCCGTCGCAGCGGGCCTGCTCCCGTTCGCGCCGGCCTCGGACGGCGGTGGGTCGATCCGCATCCCCGCCGCTGCTTGCGGCCTCGTGGGCCTGAAGCCCTCGCGGGGCCGCGTCGCCGCGCTCTCCGGGATCGGCGGCGTCGGCGGCCTGAGCGTTGCCGGACCGATCGCCCGCTCCGTCGCCGACGCGGGCCTCCTGCTGGAGGGGATGCTGGAGCGGCGCAACGGCCGCCTTCCGCAGCGGTGGTCGCTCGGTGCCCCCGGAGACGGCGAGGGCTCGTTCCTCGGTGCCGCGGTGCGCGGGGAGGGCCGCTTCCAGATCGGCGTGCTGACGGACTCGCCGTGGGACGACGCCTACGAGATCCGCTTGGCGCCGGAGGCACGCGCCGCGCTGGACGAGGGGATCGCCGCGCTGGCCGCCCTCGGTCACGGGCTCGAGCAGGCATCGCTGCCCCCGAGCGCCGACTACCCGGCCGCCTTCCGGATGCTGTGGCAGAGCGGAGCCGCGACTCTGCCCGTCGAGGGTGCGGACCTGGACCTCCTGGAGCCGTTGACCCGCTGGCTGGTGGAGGAGGGACGGCGCCGCTCCGCCCGTGACCTCGTCGAGGCCGCCTCGTGGCTCTCGGGCTATGAGCGCGCGGTGATCGCCGCATTCTCGGCGTTCGACGCCGTCCTGACTCCGTCGATGGCGATGACGCCGCGCCCCGTCGGCTGGTACGACCTCGAGGATCCGGAGCGCAACTTCGAGCAGCAGTGCCTGTACACGCCATACACGTCGTTCGTGAACGTGAGCGGTCTCCCTGCGATCACCCTGCCGCTGAGCACGACGGAGGAGGGGCTGCCGATGGGGATCCAGCTGATCGGACGGCCGGGCGGCGAGGCGACGCTGCTCGCGATCGGTACGCAGCTCGAGCGACGAGCGCGCTGGCAGCGGAGGCACCCGCCGCAGTGGTGA
- a CDS encoding transferase: MNKGRRGRGSDEEIVYRRHANGRGLVAPGSRVSASAYVETGAYVEPGATVGERAWIGAGSWVDRDAMIGHSAFIGANVHVGPEAIIGPGARIGSYSRIGRSAVIATGARVDRDTVVPDGARKGVDEARESGSRAA; encoded by the coding sequence ATGAACAAGGGCCGAAGGGGGCGTGGCAGCGACGAGGAGATCGTCTACCGCCGCCACGCGAACGGACGTGGCCTGGTCGCTCCCGGATCGCGCGTCTCGGCGAGCGCGTACGTGGAGACCGGCGCCTACGTCGAGCCCGGCGCGACGGTCGGCGAGCGGGCGTGGATCGGCGCCGGCAGCTGGGTCGACCGCGACGCGATGATCGGGCACAGCGCCTTCATCGGCGCGAACGTGCACGTTGGACCCGAGGCGATCATCGGCCCGGGCGCGCGGATCGGAAGCTACTCCCGGATCGGACGCTCGGCAGTGATCGCGACCGGTGCCCGCGTGGATCGGGACACCGTGGTGCCCGACGGTGCCCGCAAGGGCGTCGACGAGGCGCGCGAGAGCGGCAGCCGCGCGGCCTGA
- a CDS encoding SIP domain-containing protein, giving the protein MFEDRDGSAPVNAKQFLIAGDESVVPWIQSILDVLPATARGQVFVEVDDARGLPPLAAPGRVCVTWLGRSERSGAPGTGERCRRGVALDRAVRAWVGEMSVIDGDYPWADDRHDFCAWIGGVGPVVTQLAADVEARLRSSSEHAAH; this is encoded by the coding sequence ATGTTCGAGGACCGCGACGGCTCCGCGCCGGTCAACGCGAAGCAGTTCCTGATCGCGGGCGATGAGAGCGTCGTGCCGTGGATCCAGAGCATCCTCGACGTCCTCCCCGCCACCGCCCGCGGCCAGGTCTTCGTCGAGGTCGACGATGCTCGCGGTCTGCCGCCGCTCGCGGCTCCCGGTCGGGTCTGCGTCACCTGGCTCGGCCGCTCCGAGCGCTCGGGCGCCCCCGGCACCGGTGAGCGCTGCCGACGCGGAGTCGCACTCGACCGTGCGGTGCGGGCCTGGGTTGGCGAGATGTCCGTCATCGACGGTGACTACCCGTGGGCCGACGACCGGCACGACTTCTGCGCTTGGATCGGCGGGGTCGGCCCGGTCGTTACCCAGCTCGCGGCCGACGTCGAGGCGCGCCTGCGTTCCTCCTCCGAGCACGCCGCGCACTGA
- a CDS encoding ATP-dependent DNA ligase, giving the protein MGKLLYGASGVEIEFDDRTLTHVQIVIANKLRRRESFFFSWRDDPAVGDGRSSIWLDPSVPLYFRYFGARVPSINRTWIDLLSVSANSSGGLQLTQEPDAAPPPPPKGEQGA; this is encoded by the coding sequence ATGGGGAAGCTGCTCTACGGAGCCTCGGGAGTCGAGATCGAGTTCGACGACCGCACGCTCACGCACGTCCAGATCGTCATCGCCAATAAGCTGCGCCGCCGCGAGAGCTTCTTCTTCTCCTGGCGCGATGACCCCGCGGTCGGTGACGGTCGCTCGAGCATCTGGCTCGACCCCTCCGTGCCCCTCTACTTCCGGTACTTCGGTGCCCGCGTCCCCTCGATCAACCGCACCTGGATCGACCTGCTGAGCGTCTCGGCGAATTCCTCCGGTGGGCTGCAGCTCACGCAGGAGCCGGACGCCGCGCCCCCTCCGCCGCCCAAGGGCGAGCAGGGCGCCTAA
- a CDS encoding DUF501 domain-containing protein produces MTTPPFDPPSERDIAIVSAQLGRPARDVVGISARCVCGDPTVVSTSPRLSDGTPFPTFYYLSHPAATAAISQLEATQVMVEYNDMLAEDEELREAYAAAHRAFLADRESVGSVPEIAGISSGGMPSRVKCLHALSAHALAAGPGVNPIGDLALARADWSPERCECRPLDG; encoded by the coding sequence GTGACCACGCCCCCCTTCGATCCGCCGTCCGAGCGCGACATTGCGATCGTCTCCGCCCAGCTGGGCCGCCCGGCCCGCGACGTGGTCGGGATCAGTGCCCGCTGCGTCTGCGGCGACCCGACGGTGGTCTCGACCAGCCCGCGCCTGTCCGACGGCACCCCGTTCCCCACCTTCTACTACTTGAGCCACCCGGCCGCGACGGCCGCGATCTCGCAGCTCGAGGCCACCCAGGTGATGGTCGAGTACAACGACATGCTGGCCGAAGACGAGGAGCTGCGCGAGGCCTACGCCGCCGCGCACCGGGCGTTCCTGGCCGACCGCGAGAGCGTCGGTTCCGTGCCCGAGATCGCGGGGATCTCCTCCGGCGGCATGCCCTCGCGAGTCAAGTGCCTGCACGCCCTCAGCGCGCACGCCCTCGCGGCCGGTCCCGGCGTCAATCCGATCGGCGACCTGGCCCTGGCCCGTGCCGACTGGTCTCCGGAGCGCTGCGAGTGCAGACCGCTCGACGGGTAG
- a CDS encoding NAD(P)/FAD-dependent oxidoreductase has protein sequence MPKILIVGGGYAGFYTAWKLEKQLRPHEAEVTIVDPLPYMAYLPFLPEVAAGSIEPRHAIVSLRRHLKKTAILAAKVTKIDHANRIATITPTVGEPYEFEYDQIVVTAGSVSRTFPIPGVADTAIGLKTIEEATAIRDRILTNFDKAASLPAGPERSRLLTVTVVGGGFAGIEVFAELRSFASALLKRYPEIDFEETQFHLIEAMGRIMPEVALETSHWVLKNLDQRGATVHLDTQLKSAENGVIQLSTGESFESDLIIWTAGVMANPSIKNSDLPIEERGRLRVRADLRVGHDDVLVEGAWGAGDATAVPDLTGGGVGGFCVPNAQHAVRQGKLLAKNITAVLRGEKPVDYIHKNAGAVAGLGIGIGVFQSGKIAIKGFPAWVMHRGYHGLAMPSWERKFRVVWGWWNNLWLGRDIASIEAREYPRGSFETYASRPRPAAPAAEVPAAQAPAQIPGQVGAPVPVGGEPAKS, from the coding sequence GTGCCCAAAATCCTGATCGTCGGAGGCGGCTACGCCGGCTTCTACACCGCGTGGAAGCTCGAGAAGCAGCTTCGCCCGCACGAGGCAGAGGTCACGATCGTCGACCCGCTGCCCTACATGGCGTATCTACCCTTCCTCCCCGAGGTCGCCGCGGGGTCCATCGAGCCCCGCCACGCGATCGTCTCGCTGCGCCGTCACCTCAAGAAGACCGCGATTCTCGCCGCCAAGGTGACGAAGATCGACCACGCGAACCGCATCGCGACCATCACTCCGACGGTCGGCGAGCCCTACGAATTCGAGTACGACCAGATCGTCGTCACCGCCGGCTCCGTTTCGCGTACCTTCCCGATCCCGGGCGTCGCCGACACTGCGATTGGCCTGAAGACGATCGAGGAGGCGACCGCAATCCGCGATCGCATACTCACCAACTTCGACAAGGCCGCGTCGCTCCCGGCCGGCCCCGAGCGCTCGCGCCTGCTGACCGTCACGGTCGTCGGCGGAGGCTTCGCGGGCATCGAGGTCTTCGCCGAGCTGCGCTCCTTCGCGAGCGCGCTGCTCAAGCGCTACCCCGAGATCGACTTCGAGGAGACGCAGTTCCACCTCATCGAGGCGATGGGCCGGATCATGCCCGAGGTTGCCCTCGAGACCAGCCACTGGGTGCTGAAGAACCTCGACCAGCGCGGCGCCACCGTGCACCTGGACACGCAGCTGAAGTCGGCCGAGAACGGCGTCATCCAGCTCTCGACCGGCGAGAGCTTCGAGTCGGACCTCATCATCTGGACCGCGGGCGTGATGGCGAACCCGTCGATCAAGAACTCCGACCTGCCGATCGAGGAACGAGGCCGCCTCCGCGTGCGCGCAGACCTCCGCGTCGGCCACGACGACGTGCTCGTCGAGGGTGCCTGGGGAGCCGGCGACGCGACTGCCGTCCCCGACCTCACCGGTGGCGGCGTCGGCGGCTTCTGCGTGCCGAACGCGCAGCACGCCGTCCGCCAGGGCAAGCTCCTGGCCAAGAACATCACCGCGGTGCTTCGCGGCGAGAAGCCGGTCGACTACATTCACAAGAATGCGGGAGCCGTCGCGGGCCTGGGCATCGGGATCGGCGTCTTCCAGTCCGGCAAGATCGCGATCAAGGGCTTCCCCGCCTGGGTCATGCACCGCGGTTACCACGGCCTCGCAATGCCCTCCTGGGAGCGCAAGTTCCGTGTGGTCTGGGGCTGGTGGAACAACCTCTGGCTCGGCCGGGATATCGCCTCGATCGAGGCGCGCGAGTACCCTCGCGGCTCCTTCGAGACTTACGCGTCGCGTCCGCGCCCGGCGGCACCAGCCGCCGAGGTGCCGGCCGCGCAGGCTCCGGCGCAGATCCCCGGCCAGGTCGGCGCTCCGGTGCCGGTCGGCGGAGAGCCCGCCAAGTCCTGA
- a CDS encoding adenine phosphoribosyltransferase — translation MTTTAADHVDRLTTVVPDFPHPGILFRDLTPVFGDGEALRAVVDALLEPYRGRIDAIAGVEARGFLLAAAAAYSAGLGVVMIRKPGKLPRAVLREQAVLEYGETVLEVHEDAAPPGSRLLLVDDVLATGGTLDASRRLIERAGWSLEGIAVVMEFGGREVLAGQRVDAIVTV, via the coding sequence GTGACCACGACCGCCGCCGACCACGTCGACCGCCTCACCACCGTCGTCCCCGACTTCCCCCACCCGGGCATCCTGTTCCGCGACCTCACCCCGGTCTTCGGCGACGGCGAGGCCCTGCGCGCCGTGGTGGACGCGCTGCTCGAGCCCTACCGCGGCCGGATCGACGCAATCGCCGGAGTGGAGGCGCGCGGCTTCCTCCTCGCCGCGGCGGCCGCCTACTCCGCGGGGCTCGGCGTCGTCATGATCCGCAAGCCCGGCAAGCTGCCGCGGGCCGTGCTCCGCGAGCAGGCGGTCCTCGAGTACGGCGAGACGGTGCTCGAGGTGCACGAGGACGCGGCCCCGCCGGGTTCGCGCCTGCTGCTGGTCGACGACGTGCTGGCGACCGGGGGCACGCTGGACGCGAGCCGCCGCCTGATCGAGCGAGCCGGCTGGAGCCTCGAGGGGATCGCGGTGGTGATGGAGTTCGGCGGCCGCGAGGTGCTGGCCGGCCAGCGCGTGGACGCGATCGTCACCGTCTGA
- a CDS encoding family 1 glycosylhydrolase gives MPPFLGALAQADPLDLARISAPLDFYAVAPLPPQRIVAGRDPALPTGVGAVPALPFHTAPWPDLDRTGDGSPVAPWAVVSVLRSLVERYGEVLPPLVVTALGASYPDEPDREGAIVDRERIRWLGSHLAALAEAIHDGLPVEAVQLWTLVDAFEWQHGYSRPHGLVAVDTRSRDRVPKASFDWLRRVLDARS, from the coding sequence CTGCCGCCGTTCCTCGGCGCCCTCGCCCAGGCCGACCCGCTCGACCTCGCCCGTATCTCGGCTCCCCTCGACTTCTACGCTGTTGCGCCGTTGCCGCCGCAGCGGATCGTGGCGGGCCGCGATCCGGCACTGCCCACCGGAGTCGGCGCCGTGCCTGCCCTGCCGTTCCACACGGCGCCCTGGCCGGATCTGGACCGCACGGGTGACGGCTCGCCGGTCGCGCCCTGGGCAGTGGTCTCGGTGCTGCGGTCGCTGGTCGAGCGCTACGGCGAGGTGCTCCCTCCGCTGGTCGTCACCGCGCTGGGGGCGAGCTACCCGGACGAGCCCGACCGTGAGGGTGCGATCGTCGATAGGGAGCGGATCCGGTGGCTGGGCTCGCACCTCGCCGCGCTGGCGGAAGCGATCCACGACGGGCTGCCGGTGGAGGCCGTGCAGCTGTGGACTCTGGTCGATGCGTTCGAGTGGCAGCACGGTTACAGCCGGCCGCACGGGCTCGTCGCCGTCGACACGCGCAGCCGCGACCGGGTGCCGAAGGCGTCATTCGACTGGCTGCGGCGGGTCCTCGACGCCCGGTCGTGA